From Virgibacillus natechei, the proteins below share one genomic window:
- a CDS encoding major tail protein encodes MENKTKLVHGLSDFHIAILTEDDKTAVEYESPEELEGAVDVSVNPNTETNTKYADNGAFGVLNSLGDIDVDLTAVDLPQHIQTKIFGHDQSGDVVFSNVADEASELALGFKAQIQGGGHRFYWLLKGKPELTNIEHSTDEGTVESQDTQLTLRFTPLRHNGNWKAQLDSKEVTSAKWFENVVYDEETATAVQGTETTE; translated from the coding sequence ATGGAAAACAAAACAAAATTGGTACACGGACTATCGGACTTTCACATCGCAATTTTAACAGAGGATGATAAAACAGCAGTTGAGTATGAATCACCTGAGGAGTTGGAGGGAGCAGTTGATGTTAGTGTGAATCCTAACACTGAAACTAACACTAAATATGCAGACAATGGTGCATTTGGTGTCTTGAATAGTTTGGGGGATATTGATGTTGATCTAACAGCAGTTGATCTACCACAACACATTCAAACGAAAATATTCGGTCATGACCAGTCTGGCGATGTTGTATTCAGTAACGTTGCAGACGAAGCATCAGAGTTGGCACTAGGATTTAAAGCTCAAATCCAAGGTGGCGGACATAGGTTCTACTGGTTGTTAAAAGGTAAGCCAGAATTGACTAATATCGAGCATTCAACTGATGAAGGAACGGTAGAAAGTCAAGATACACAGTTAACACTGAGGTTTACACCTTTGCGACACAATGGCAACTGGAAAGCACAATTAGACAGCAAAGAAGTTACATCAGCAAAATGGTTTGAAAATGTTGTTTACGATGAAGAAACTGCAACAGCCGTACAAGGAACTGAAACAACTGAATAA
- a CDS encoding HK97-gp10 family putative phage morphogenesis protein, which produces MSRMKMEIEGFDELVQHFEKMGNGAKRLEAEALKEGGEVIAEHQRKGVNRSAKNQPHIEDNIEVGRVTNTQEGSKVIIRPNKKVRWRAKFLEYGTSKMPPKPFIERSGELGQAEAYELMQAKFEEVIND; this is translated from the coding sequence ATGAGCAGAATGAAAATGGAAATTGAGGGCTTTGACGAGCTTGTTCAACACTTTGAGAAGATGGGCAATGGAGCTAAAAGGTTAGAAGCAGAAGCCTTAAAAGAAGGTGGAGAGGTAATAGCAGAACATCAAAGAAAAGGTGTTAATCGTTCTGCTAAGAATCAGCCACACATTGAGGATAATATCGAAGTGGGAAGAGTGACAAATACTCAAGAAGGCTCAAAGGTGATTATCAGACCCAACAAAAAGGTAAGATGGAGAGCAAAGTTTTTGGAGTATGGTACTTCTAAGATGCCTCCTAAACCTTTTATAGAAAGAAGCGGAGAATTAGGACAGGCAGAAGCTTATGAATTAATGCAGGCTAAATTTGAGGAGGTCATCAATGACTAA
- a CDS encoding HK97 family phage prohead protease, with product MSEKEIRMLDSQIEIRTIGEEDEKKDVIVGYALRFNTYSEDLGGFIETIEPRALDQARMDNVVALINHDSSLVLGRSTSGTLKLETDEFGLKYTIDPPNTSYARDLMESMKRGDISQSSFAFSLDYADDGDESWAHDRDRDIYIRTIKRFKSISDVSVVTVPAYSDTQVVVAQRSLNEHKSELQNEINKRKMLIELEL from the coding sequence ATGAGTGAGAAAGAAATTAGAATGTTGGATAGCCAAATAGAGATAAGAACAATTGGCGAAGAAGATGAGAAAAAGGATGTCATTGTAGGCTATGCCTTGCGCTTTAACACCTACTCAGAGGATTTAGGAGGCTTTATTGAGACTATCGAGCCTAGAGCACTAGATCAAGCTAGAATGGATAATGTGGTAGCTTTAATCAACCACGATAGTTCACTGGTATTAGGTAGATCAACAAGTGGTACTTTGAAACTTGAAACTGATGAGTTTGGATTAAAATATACTATTGATCCACCAAATACTTCTTATGCCAGAGATTTAATGGAGTCTATGAAACGTGGTGATATTAGTCAATCAAGTTTTGCATTCTCGTTAGATTATGCCGATGACGGTGACGAAAGTTGGGCACACGATAGGGATAGAGATATCTACATACGCACAATTAAGCGATTCAAGAGTATCTCAGACGTATCTGTGGTGACTGTTCCTGCCTACAGTGATACTCAAGTAGTAGTTGCTCAGAGGTCTTTAAATGAACACAAGAGCGAGCTACAAAATGAAATAAACAAACGGAAAATGTTAATCGAGTTAGAGCTATAA
- a CDS encoding phage major capsid protein: MDKLQELRQQLAANKEEVRGLLNDNKVEDAEAKMEEVRNLEKTIELQVELDKEEEREMDNKFKEEKRENKGDSKVEKREAFLKAVRGVKLTDEERALVVTSPDEDGGYLVPETVSTTIEELKRNYKSAKSLVDVVPTSTKAGSFPVEKGGNNTELVNFDEDNTGLAEQTPKFTNVEYSVAAYGAITPLSNSFLQDEAGNFMSYLNRLFAKKAIKTENSKIFAALKQGKTAKSVTDIKSIKALFNKDLDAAIAENARVITNQTGFQFLDEMEDKQGRPLLQPNPANATQKLLQGRVVEVFSDKELPNVSGKAPIYVGSFTDAIKMFDRGVYEVAISKEAGFTKNQTVARVIERFDVKKADADAYVYATLAEPAEPTE; the protein is encoded by the coding sequence ATGGACAAATTACAAGAACTACGTCAGCAACTAGCAGCAAATAAAGAAGAGGTACGAGGACTTCTCAACGACAACAAAGTAGAAGATGCAGAAGCAAAAATGGAAGAGGTACGAAACTTAGAGAAGACGATTGAATTGCAAGTTGAGCTGGACAAAGAAGAAGAGCGTGAAATGGACAACAAGTTTAAAGAAGAAAAGCGTGAAAATAAAGGAGACAGCAAAGTGGAAAAAAGAGAAGCATTTTTAAAAGCAGTGCGAGGAGTTAAATTAACAGATGAGGAACGTGCTCTAGTAGTGACAAGTCCAGATGAAGATGGTGGTTATCTAGTTCCTGAGACAGTATCTACTACTATTGAAGAGTTGAAACGTAACTACAAATCAGCAAAATCATTAGTCGATGTAGTACCGACAAGCACGAAGGCAGGCTCATTCCCTGTTGAAAAAGGTGGAAACAACACTGAGCTAGTTAATTTTGATGAGGATAATACTGGTTTAGCAGAACAAACACCTAAATTTACAAATGTTGAATATAGTGTTGCTGCTTACGGTGCTATCACTCCACTTTCTAATTCCTTCCTACAAGACGAAGCAGGCAACTTCATGAGCTATTTGAATCGTCTATTCGCTAAGAAAGCTATTAAAACTGAGAATAGCAAGATTTTTGCAGCATTGAAACAAGGTAAAACAGCTAAATCAGTTACAGATATTAAAAGTATTAAAGCATTGTTCAATAAAGATTTAGATGCAGCGATTGCTGAGAATGCACGTGTGATTACTAACCAGACTGGCTTCCAATTCCTAGATGAAATGGAAGATAAGCAAGGTCGTCCACTATTACAGCCAAATCCAGCTAATGCTACTCAGAAGCTATTGCAAGGTCGTGTAGTAGAAGTGTTCTCCGATAAGGAATTGCCTAACGTTTCAGGAAAAGCGCCTATCTATGTAGGCTCATTTACCGATGCAATCAAAATGTTTGATCGTGGAGTTTACGAAGTGGCTATTTCTAAGGAAGCAGGATTTACTAAGAACCAAACAGTGGCACGTGTAATTGAGCGCTTTGATGTGAAGAAAGCTGATGCAGATGCTTACGTATACGCTACTCTAGCTGAGCCTGCTGAACCTACAGAGTAA
- the gp17 gene encoding tail completion protein gp17 → MTKFKHYDAQVELLQALRSNEELTRLVVGGFHNMVARQTSSFPRIVYTEIKNADEDFKDNELSMAVVNFQVSIFCDEKTIIDQTAITKEVARTMSEIEYHKYDQENLYEEDTELYHRAMRFTKNIYL, encoded by the coding sequence ATGACTAAATTTAAACACTATGATGCTCAAGTAGAATTACTGCAAGCATTGAGAAGTAACGAGGAATTGACTAGATTAGTCGTTGGCGGCTTCCACAATATGGTTGCTAGACAGACTTCTAGTTTTCCTCGAATTGTATACACAGAAATTAAGAATGCTGATGAGGATTTTAAGGACAATGAGCTGAGTATGGCAGTTGTCAATTTCCAAGTCAGTATTTTTTGTGATGAGAAAACAATCATTGATCAGACAGCAATTACAAAGGAAGTTGCTAGGACAATGAGTGAAATTGAGTATCACAAATATGACCAAGAAAATTTATACGAAGAGGATACAGAGTTGTATCACAGAGCAATGAGATTCACGAAAAATATTTATTTATAA
- a CDS encoding phage tail tape measure protein: MEGQKSGRMLRQGLLRLSDPTGEAGDLIEELGINVFDADGNMKEMHDVVGELEGGLDGMSSQAETAALSTIFGSESTAGWSALLAEGSDELEDYTGELENSEGAASDMADTMQDNAQGSIEEFQSAVEGLKIEFGEELLPVFGNAVDGLTDLVRGFTEMDDATTTTIAQTALMAAGVLGVVTAVASLTAGIGALMAFAGPVGLAIVGLTAGLGAIGTGIYAATTYTEENKKANLDNVEALNDQAVALENSADTFDRLSEKANISNSELGELYDINQQIADATHSEEVDKLQSQYDNLAEKSGLSHEELDTLFEANEDLIEQSPNIESSISDQGNAFVDNTDAVREYIDSLHEATMVEMETERNKALEQETELRKEIKAEQEEINYLIDQQGIYTNAIDMSESEIRDRKAEIKELQKDTIAGSEEEKRLQDEYTALLDVENGHYLEGVERLQEQVKEKRESVDASEEELAKIEALDEGLADILLKREGISETGQEGIITLEETIAKNKEKLSDLDEELEKNGELSDDQQEKYDSLVEQNGELAEAQNYITDELELYGTVNSLVESQRDSLSEGTQEKLESLEATHDIEVAEGNILEQIQNKNGKLIEEREQLVENRKEQGANKDEIDEQIEAIDRKIDKGEGVALQMLKELDILELVRDGIQLNGDQLVEHLEQLGYTTEEAYQLASDLSGETVEALKEGTEESGQAGKDKGDAHKDGIDSTLDDNVNSARNIIGSTDSELGKGNPESKQHGKNKGDNHSSGIIGTRMNNINSAWEIINSSVDTLGEGTAQSQKAGENKGSSHDTGLASTIGLNLRTGRNLSSDVTGALGSTTDGGGGSSAGSMFNTGLGNWSSRIRGTGSSVASNGRSGLNSVSTTGAGTNFASGFQRGMNNRSDSIWSTAWSMGQNALSALSSSIRTASPSRETAITGGFFTDGFAIGIEDQEEEAKKSATSMAQNTHKAMTDEIDGLARTFNGAAYEIQANKDVLQVEHQINNSGMESRMEQLSDSLDQLTELFANVLGQQQQQIESSNRPINITMDKEKVGRGVYDTVDKTQMDKTDIQMILNGFRPSSD; encoded by the coding sequence ATTGAAGGTCAAAAATCTGGACGTATGCTAAGACAAGGTTTACTAAGACTATCCGATCCAACAGGTGAAGCTGGCGATCTCATCGAAGAATTAGGTATTAACGTGTTTGATGCAGACGGCAACATGAAGGAAATGCATGATGTAGTAGGTGAGTTAGAAGGCGGATTAGATGGAATGTCTTCCCAAGCAGAAACTGCTGCATTATCTACTATATTCGGTTCAGAGTCTACAGCGGGTTGGTCAGCTTTATTAGCTGAAGGATCAGATGAACTTGAAGATTACACAGGAGAGCTTGAAAACTCTGAAGGCGCTGCATCTGACATGGCTGATACAATGCAAGATAATGCACAGGGTTCTATTGAAGAGTTTCAATCAGCAGTCGAAGGCTTAAAAATAGAATTTGGTGAGGAGTTATTACCAGTTTTTGGTAATGCAGTCGATGGATTAACTGATTTGGTCAGAGGGTTCACGGAAATGGATGACGCAACTACTACAACAATAGCACAGACAGCTTTAATGGCTGCAGGTGTGTTAGGTGTTGTTACAGCAGTAGCATCATTAACAGCAGGTATTGGAGCTTTGATGGCATTTGCAGGGCCGGTTGGATTGGCGATAGTAGGGTTGACCGCTGGACTTGGCGCAATAGGAACAGGCATATATGCAGCCACCACTTACACGGAAGAAAATAAGAAAGCTAACTTAGATAATGTTGAAGCTCTAAATGATCAAGCAGTCGCATTAGAAAACAGTGCTGACACATTTGATAGATTATCAGAAAAAGCAAATATAAGTAACAGTGAACTCGGTGAACTCTACGATATTAACCAACAAATCGCTGATGCCACACATAGCGAAGAAGTAGATAAGTTGCAATCACAGTATGACAACTTAGCAGAAAAATCTGGCTTATCGCATGAAGAGTTAGACACTCTATTTGAAGCTAACGAAGACCTCATTGAACAATCTCCGAATATTGAATCCTCTATATCAGATCAAGGTAATGCGTTTGTAGACAACACAGATGCAGTAAGAGAGTATATTGATTCTCTGCATGAAGCTACTATGGTTGAAATGGAAACTGAAAGAAATAAGGCATTAGAACAAGAAACAGAACTAAGAAAAGAGATTAAAGCAGAACAAGAAGAGATTAACTATTTAATCGATCAGCAAGGTATATATACCAATGCCATTGATATGTCTGAATCAGAAATAAGAGACAGAAAGGCAGAAATTAAAGAGCTTCAGAAAGATACAATAGCTGGTAGTGAAGAAGAAAAACGTTTACAGGACGAATATACAGCATTGTTAGATGTTGAAAACGGTCATTATCTTGAAGGTGTTGAACGCTTACAAGAACAAGTCAAAGAAAAAAGAGAATCTGTTGACGCTTCTGAAGAAGAGTTGGCTAAGATTGAAGCATTGGATGAAGGTTTAGCAGATATACTGCTTAAACGTGAAGGTATTAGTGAAACTGGTCAAGAAGGTATTATCACACTAGAAGAAACAATAGCTAAAAATAAAGAAAAACTATCTGACTTAGATGAAGAGCTAGAAAAAAATGGTGAACTTTCTGATGATCAACAGGAGAAGTATGACAGTTTAGTTGAGCAAAATGGAGAGTTAGCAGAAGCACAAAACTATATAACTGATGAATTAGAATTATATGGTACTGTCAATTCTTTAGTGGAATCTCAGCGTGATAGTTTAAGCGAAGGAACACAGGAAAAATTAGAAAGTTTAGAAGCTACCCACGATATTGAAGTTGCTGAAGGTAATATCCTTGAACAAATTCAGAATAAAAATGGAAAGCTTATTGAGGAAAGAGAACAACTTGTTGAGAACAGAAAAGAACAAGGTGCTAATAAAGATGAAATAGATGAGCAGATTGAAGCTATTGATAGGAAGATAGACAAAGGCGAAGGCGTTGCCCTTCAGATGCTTAAAGAGTTGGATATACTCGAACTAGTCAGAGATGGTATTCAGCTTAACGGTGATCAATTAGTCGAACATCTTGAGCAATTAGGTTACACGACTGAAGAAGCTTATCAACTAGCTTCAGACTTGTCTGGTGAAACTGTTGAAGCACTTAAAGAAGGAACAGAAGAATCTGGACAAGCTGGTAAGGATAAAGGTGATGCCCACAAAGATGGCATTGACTCAACACTAGATGATAACGTAAACTCAGCACGAAATATAATTGGTTCTACTGACAGCGAGCTAGGCAAGGGAAATCCCGAATCTAAACAACATGGTAAAAACAAAGGTGATAACCACAGCTCAGGCATAATCGGTACTAGAATGAATAACATTAACAGCGCATGGGAGATCATTAACTCATCTGTTGATACCTTAGGTGAAGGAACAGCACAGTCTCAAAAAGCTGGTGAGAACAAAGGTAGCAGTCATGATACAGGGCTAGCGAGCACTATTGGATTAAACTTAAGAACTGGTAGGAATCTATCCTCTGACGTAACTGGTGCACTTGGAAGCACCACTGATGGCGGTGGTGGAAGTAGTGCAGGTTCAATGTTTAATACAGGTTTAGGAAACTGGTCAAGTCGAATAAGAGGTACAGGTAGCTCAGTTGCAAGCAATGGTCGAAGTGGATTAAATTCTGTTAGTACAACTGGCGCAGGAACTAACTTTGCTTCAGGATTCCAACGAGGGATGAATAATAGAAGTGACTCTATCTGGAGCACAGCTTGGAGCATGGGTCAAAATGCATTAAGCGCATTAAGCTCATCTATACGTACTGCCTCACCTTCAAGGGAAACTGCAATAACAGGTGGATTCTTTACAGATGGCTTTGCGATTGGTATAGAAGATCAAGAAGAAGAAGCCAAGAAATCAGCCACATCGATGGCTCAGAATACACATAAAGCTATGACAGATGAAATAGATGGTTTGGCACGTACTTTTAATGGCGCTGCTTATGAGATACAGGCTAACAAAGATGTCTTACAGGTTGAACATCAAATAAACAATAGTGGCATGGAATCAAGGATGGAACAATTAAGTGATTCATTAGATCAACTTACTGAGTTATTTGCAAACGTACTGGGACAACAACAGCAGCAAATCGAATCGAGTAACCGCCCTATCAATATTACTATGGATAAGGAAAAAGTTGGTCGAGGTGTTTACGACACAGTGGATAAAACTCAAATGGATAAAACTGATATACAAATGATATTAAACGGTTTCAGACCTAGTTCGGATTAA
- the gpG gene encoding phage tail assembly chaperone G yields MENFTIELKIDGKKKRFTTPAFVKGGLFRQAVEISQSIENEVFDINKFDGYIQFVTEVFGEKFTVDEFENGIDGRELLKTIYATTFFVLDQVSTATKMLAGDTEAKQDDGKK; encoded by the coding sequence ATGGAAAATTTCACAATCGAACTAAAAATAGATGGCAAGAAAAAGAGATTTACAACACCTGCATTTGTTAAGGGCGGACTGTTTAGACAAGCGGTAGAAATATCTCAAAGTATAGAAAATGAGGTATTTGATATAAACAAATTTGATGGATATATCCAATTTGTAACAGAAGTGTTTGGTGAAAAATTTACAGTAGATGAATTTGAAAATGGGATTGATGGACGTGAGTTACTGAAAACCATATATGCTACAACCTTCTTTGTTTTAGATCAGGTAAGCACAGCTACCAAGATGCTAGCAGGAGATACAGAAGCAAAGCAAGATGATGGAAAAAAATAA
- a CDS encoding phage tail tape measure protein, whose product MSRDMGINLIANTSQFKSDMSAVNRSMRTVKTEMEAARNETDEYGNKIQDNETKVQSLTKQMDNHRERVSLLEKAHADSAEQTGENSKETQELEARLNKANSEMNKTEGQLKQTQAEMEELESATEDAGMSFEEFDQKFRDVGGTMRNVGGTIAGVSGVALAGLVKPMRDAAEVAIDFESQMSSVESISGATGSELEALEDQAKELGQTTKYSASESAEGMEMLARAGFDTSEIISSMPGLLDLAASSNMDLGRAADITSNIISGFGMEAEEAGRVSDVLAAGAASANLDVEGLGNSMATVAPIAEGLGIGFEDLAAATGIMADSGIFLMPLMQAIA is encoded by the coding sequence ATGTCAAGAGATATGGGAATTAATCTCATAGCTAATACGAGTCAGTTTAAATCTGATATGAGCGCTGTTAATAGGTCTATGCGAACGGTTAAGACTGAAATGGAAGCAGCAAGAAATGAAACAGATGAATATGGAAATAAGATTCAGGATAATGAAACAAAGGTTCAGAGCTTAACAAAGCAAATGGACAATCATAGAGAAAGAGTCAGTCTACTCGAAAAAGCACATGCTGATTCTGCTGAACAAACTGGTGAAAATTCTAAGGAAACTCAAGAGTTGGAAGCTAGGCTAAACAAAGCAAACAGTGAGATGAATAAAACTGAGGGTCAGTTAAAACAAACTCAAGCTGAAATGGAAGAGTTAGAGTCTGCCACTGAAGATGCTGGAATGAGCTTTGAGGAATTTGATCAGAAATTCCGCGATGTCGGCGGAACAATGCGAAATGTTGGTGGAACAATTGCAGGGGTCTCTGGTGTTGCATTAGCAGGATTGGTCAAGCCTATGCGGGATGCAGCTGAGGTTGCTATAGACTTCGAATCTCAGATGAGCAGTGTAGAATCTATAAGTGGAGCAACAGGTAGTGAATTGGAAGCCTTAGAGGATCAAGCTAAGGAACTTGGCCAAACAACAAAATATTCAGCGAGTGAAAGCGCAGAAGGCATGGAGATGTTAGCCCGCGCAGGATTCGATACAAGCGAAATTATTTCCAGTATGCCAGGGCTGCTTGATCTAGCTGCATCATCTAATATGGATTTAGGTAGAGCTGCGGATATAACTTCCAATATCATCTCAGGATTTGGAATGGAAGCTGAAGAGGCAGGTCGAGTATCTGATGTACTAGCAGCAGGAGCAGCATCTGCAAATCTCGATGTGGAAGGTTTGGGAAACAGCATGGCTACTGTTGCCCCAATTGCTGAAGGTTTAGGTATAGGCTTTGAAGATTTAGCAGCAGCGACAGGTATCATGGCAGATTCGGGTATTTTTTTAATGCCCCTTATGCAAGCAATTGCATAA
- a CDS encoding head-tail connector protein: MLELAKEYIRIDGSDEDLTIQMLIDTAKQYIKSATNVDFTENNHAYKMVVLLLVVRWYENRGMEQADELDFTLSSMLLQIELEGVKDETN; encoded by the coding sequence ATGTTGGAATTGGCTAAGGAGTACATAAGAATAGATGGAAGTGATGAGGATTTAACTATTCAAATGCTCATTGATACAGCTAAACAATATATCAAATCAGCAACTAATGTTGACTTCACAGAGAACAATCATGCTTACAAAATGGTTGTTCTCTTATTGGTTGTACGCTGGTATGAAAATAGAGGTATGGAACAGGCAGATGAATTAGATTTTACTCTATCTTCTATGTTGCTTCAGATCGAGCTAGAAGGTGTAAAAGATGAAACCAATTAA
- a CDS encoding phage tail domain-containing protein — translation MDLTIIKNGYEVDLSELGLDCLSFQVDSLSSEHNNENIEGKDGQVDNGTTYSSRMIHTRFLFKVDSHVDFHDKKDEVYKLFESKVELILIDERQPYKRWKVKVNSDFIIDNEESPSWKEFEVDFISFSPYAESRETMTTTRNTRVTEYYFLKNTQVNQNQQVDETGSFYVFNTGTISIDPRQYNLLIKFTGASDRLRILNRMNDTQWQYYGTTTTSDVLTFRNTYVDKNDESVFRDTNYGFIELEVGSNELQIYGATGDWEIYFEYRPLYI, via the coding sequence ATGGATTTAACTATAATCAAAAATGGTTATGAAGTTGATTTATCAGAATTAGGGTTAGATTGTTTATCCTTTCAAGTTGATTCCTTATCTTCAGAGCACAACAACGAAAATATAGAGGGGAAAGATGGACAAGTAGACAATGGCACTACTTACAGTAGCAGAATGATACACACTCGGTTCCTTTTTAAGGTTGATTCTCATGTTGATTTCCATGATAAGAAAGATGAAGTTTACAAGCTATTTGAATCAAAGGTTGAGCTAATCTTGATCGATGAAAGACAACCCTATAAACGTTGGAAAGTAAAAGTTAATTCAGATTTTATCATCGATAATGAGGAATCGCCTTCATGGAAGGAATTTGAGGTTGATTTCATATCGTTTTCCCCTTACGCAGAGTCTAGAGAGACAATGACAACCACACGTAATACACGAGTTACAGAATATTATTTCCTTAAAAACACACAAGTCAATCAGAACCAACAAGTAGATGAAACAGGTTCATTCTATGTTTTTAACACAGGTACAATCTCTATTGATCCAAGACAGTATAATTTACTGATCAAATTTACAGGTGCGTCCGACAGGCTTAGGATTCTTAATCGAATGAATGATACACAGTGGCAATACTATGGCACTACAACAACATCTGATGTACTTACATTTAGAAATACTTATGTAGACAAGAATGATGAATCCGTCTTTCGAGACACAAATTATGGCTTCATTGAATTAGAAGTGGGCAGTAATGAACTACAAATTTATGGGGCAACAGGAGACTGGGAAATTTACTTTGAGTATCGCCCATTGTATATATAA
- a CDS encoding phage head closure protein: MKPINPAKYRNRISFQREDEYQTDEGHWVTEWIDVAEIGKVWAEIKSVRGNEFIMAGANAVDVTARITIRYNKRVTDDMKIKYGDRMYDITFINNLEERNIELEILASEIRQ, from the coding sequence ATGAAACCAATTAATCCTGCAAAATATCGTAATCGCATTTCATTTCAACGTGAAGATGAGTATCAAACTGATGAAGGGCATTGGGTAACTGAATGGATAGATGTAGCTGAAATAGGCAAAGTTTGGGCTGAGATTAAGAGTGTCAGAGGCAATGAATTTATCATGGCTGGAGCTAACGCAGTAGATGTCACAGCACGTATAACAATTAGATACAACAAGCGTGTTACCGATGATATGAAAATTAAATACGGTGATCGAATGTATGATATTACCTTCATAAATAATCTCGAAGAAAGAAATATCGAGCTAGAAATTCTAGCTAGTGAGATACGACAATGA
- a CDS encoding HNH endonuclease — MINIIEEKECSKCNEIKSLTEFYKDKNNNDGCDYYCKKCQREKKNKYIITCKTCGNEHKTANKKVKYCSNKCKPQNASQKIKVECFICKDTKEIKPSQKLGKKHHYCSEKCKNKGYSLLYAGENSKRYNQVSVNCDTCKKEFKKVKSQSETYEISYCSNECKAIGQSKRFAGENHPRWDSSITNEERITTRKYPAYHQWRNDTFRRDNYTCQCCNDSKGGNLVAHHILNYSEHKTLRTELSNSITLCKTCHKLFHDTYGYTKNNLEQLNKFMDNTQKSVIFYAY; from the coding sequence GTGATTAATATAATAGAAGAAAAAGAGTGTAGTAAATGTAATGAGATTAAGAGTTTAACAGAGTTTTATAAAGACAAAAACAATAATGATGGTTGCGACTACTATTGTAAGAAATGTCAGAGGGAAAAGAAAAACAAGTATATCATTACTTGCAAAACGTGTGGGAATGAACATAAAACAGCTAATAAGAAAGTTAAGTATTGTAGTAATAAATGTAAACCTCAAAACGCATCACAAAAAATAAAAGTTGAATGTTTTATATGCAAAGATACCAAGGAGATTAAACCATCTCAGAAGCTGGGGAAAAAGCACCATTATTGCTCTGAGAAATGTAAGAATAAAGGATATAGTCTACTGTATGCTGGAGAAAACAGTAAAAGGTATAACCAAGTTTCGGTCAATTGTGATACTTGTAAAAAGGAATTTAAAAAAGTAAAATCGCAATCAGAAACGTATGAGATTAGTTACTGTTCCAATGAGTGTAAAGCAATAGGTCAATCTAAAAGGTTTGCAGGTGAAAATCATCCTAGATGGGATAGTTCTATTACCAATGAAGAAAGAATAACAACTAGAAAATACCCTGCATATCACCAATGGAGAAATGACACGTTCAGACGTGACAATTATACCTGTCAATGTTGCAACGATAGTAAGGGTGGAAACCTAGTTGCACACCACATTTTAAACTACTCCGAACATAAAACCCTCAGAACAGAGTTATCAAACTCTATCACCCTCTGTAAAACATGCCACAAATTATTCCATGATACATACGGATACACGAAAAATAACTTAGAACAATTAAATAAATTTATGGATAACACTCAAAAGAGTGTTATTTTTTATGCTTATTAA